A genomic stretch from Streptomyces fungicidicus includes:
- a CDS encoding acyl-CoA dehydrogenase family protein has translation MGSRLTEEQSDFVAAIRDFAKHECGTREQRDALTGGGREAHHPGLYARLAELGWLGVCLPEEYGGAGGGLADACLFLEEISYGMVPAGGFVTTVIAAKAYERFGTERQRQEVLTGAVRGDVLSIAMSEPGAGSDVGALRCRARRAPDGGWLVDGQKTWISNAHCARSILLVARTGEDKHAGLTMFHLPAGTPGVEIRGIETMGGREVNDVFLTGVRLPDDAVVGEVDGGWRQLMAGLNYERLFLAANMLGLARRAFDDAVTYVREREQFGRPVGSFQALRHRIADLATEIECARLLVREVALDCDAQPDRLFPREASMAKLKATETAKRAALEGMQMMGGYGYTTEFDMERHLRAAVVSTVYGGTSEIQRDVIGKSYGL, from the coding sequence ATGGGCAGTCGCCTCACCGAAGAACAGTCCGACTTCGTCGCGGCCATCCGCGACTTCGCCAAGCACGAGTGCGGCACCCGCGAGCAGCGGGACGCGCTGACCGGGGGCGGCCGCGAGGCCCACCACCCGGGGCTGTACGCCCGGCTCGCCGAGCTGGGCTGGCTCGGCGTGTGCCTGCCCGAGGAGTACGGGGGCGCGGGCGGCGGACTGGCCGACGCCTGTCTGTTCCTGGAGGAGATCTCGTACGGCATGGTCCCGGCCGGCGGGTTCGTCACCACCGTCATCGCCGCCAAGGCCTACGAGCGGTTCGGCACCGAGCGGCAGCGTCAGGAGGTGCTCACCGGGGCCGTCCGGGGCGACGTCCTGTCCATCGCCATGTCGGAGCCCGGCGCCGGGTCCGACGTGGGCGCGCTGCGCTGCCGGGCCCGTCGGGCCCCCGACGGCGGCTGGCTGGTCGACGGCCAGAAGACCTGGATCTCCAACGCGCACTGCGCGAGGAGCATCCTGCTGGTGGCCCGCACCGGCGAGGACAAGCACGCCGGGCTCACCATGTTCCACCTGCCGGCCGGCACCCCCGGGGTGGAGATCCGGGGCATCGAGACCATGGGCGGCCGGGAGGTCAACGACGTCTTCCTCACCGGCGTCCGGCTGCCCGATGACGCCGTCGTCGGTGAAGTGGACGGCGGCTGGCGGCAGTTGATGGCCGGACTCAATTACGAGCGGCTCTTCCTGGCCGCGAACATGCTGGGCCTGGCCCGCCGCGCCTTCGACGACGCCGTCACCTACGTCCGCGAACGCGAGCAGTTCGGGCGGCCCGTCGGCTCCTTCCAGGCGCTGCGGCACCGGATCGCCGACCTGGCCACCGAGATCGAGTGCGCCCGGCTGCTGGTGCGGGAGGTGGCGCTGGACTGCGACGCCCAGCCGGACCGGTTGTTCCCCCGTGAGGCGTCCATGGCCAAGCTCAAGGCGACCGAGACCGCCAAACGGGCCGCCCTCGAAGGCATGCAGATGATGGGCGGCTACGGCTACACCACCGAGTTCGACATGGAGCGCCATCTGCGGGCGGCGGTGGTCTCCACGGTCTACGGCGGGACCAGCGAGATCCAGCGGGACGTCATCGGCAAGAGTTACGGCCTCTGA
- a CDS encoding oxygenase MpaB family protein, translating to MGRYGRLRRIQQMDPLRDHERIFRWITQYEFPRDYLQGTSVAFLRDYGVPRVSRLLDRTQEFERAGQKRYDDTVLIAYEMVREGLDSEHGRATARHLNRIHGRYRIPNEDFLYVLATTVVGPKRWIDRYGWRPLSPQETESLALVGRRMGELMGITGLPADYAEFERLHDAYEREMFAYDPANRRVAAATLRVVTEWYPAPLRQLAARVTLALLDEPLLEALGLPPQPRWLRFAADRALRARAAVIRRLPPRPERFPRRPKPRSYPFGWTLDDLGPHWAHSRPVVPLTDEDPPPGPAVPDHHTPPPAREATGAPPLSPGGRSPAPASAPDRSHRTHLDQEPR from the coding sequence ATGGGCCGTTACGGCCGGCTCCGCCGCATCCAGCAGATGGACCCGCTCCGGGACCACGAGCGGATCTTCCGGTGGATCACCCAGTACGAGTTCCCGCGCGACTACCTCCAGGGCACGTCCGTCGCCTTCCTGCGCGACTACGGCGTGCCGCGCGTCTCCCGGCTGCTCGACCGCACCCAGGAGTTCGAACGGGCGGGACAGAAGCGGTACGACGACACGGTGCTGATCGCCTACGAGATGGTCCGCGAGGGCCTGGACTCGGAGCACGGCCGTGCCACCGCCCGCCACCTCAACCGCATCCACGGCCGCTACCGGATACCGAACGAGGACTTCCTGTACGTCCTCGCCACCACCGTCGTCGGGCCGAAGCGGTGGATCGACCGGTACGGCTGGCGGCCGCTGTCCCCGCAGGAGACGGAGAGCCTGGCGCTGGTGGGGCGGCGGATGGGCGAGCTGATGGGCATCACCGGACTGCCCGCGGACTACGCAGAATTCGAGCGCCTGCACGACGCCTACGAGCGGGAGATGTTCGCCTACGATCCCGCCAACCGCCGGGTCGCCGCCGCCACGTTGCGGGTAGTCACCGAGTGGTACCCCGCCCCGCTGCGGCAGCTGGCGGCCCGGGTGACGCTCGCCCTGCTGGACGAACCGCTGCTGGAGGCGCTCGGGCTTCCCCCGCAGCCCCGCTGGCTGCGGTTCGCGGCGGACCGCGCCCTGCGGGCGCGGGCGGCGGTGATACGCCGGCTGCCGCCCCGCCCCGAACGGTTCCCGCGCAGGCCCAAGCCGCGCAGCTACCCGTTCGGCTGGACCCTGGACGACCTCGGCCCGCACTGGGCCCACTCCCGGCCGGTGGTCCCGCTCACGGACGAGGACCCCCCGCCCGGTCCCGCCGTCCCGGACCACCACACCCCGCCGCCGGCCCGGGAGGCGACGGGCGCCCCGCCCCTCTCCCCCGGCGGCCGCTCCCCCGCGCCCGCCTCCGCCCCGGACCGCTCGCACCGTACGCACCTCGACCAGGAGCCCCGATGA
- a CDS encoding SMP-30/gluconolactonase/LRE family protein: MRRLRNRSLAALAALGALALTGCGTGTHPTGAGAAPTATGGTITAHPFMRLTPVHDETGMTLLEGPVFGEDGKLTVVDVTAPAGAPKVLRVDVRKKTARKLFTDARGAYTSAQFSPYDGRLYLSDFAHGEIVSLAPGGGDRRTFFTGEVDGARMRPDDIAFDRDGNLYVSDSLGLSEGEARGRVVRVARDGGTATVLADGLAATNGISFDVGYRGLWISELTENRISYLTVEKRPGATGRHTAVRVDAGLAQTDSIAVDADGNLYQALHGRPAMAVYDKYGTHLATVRVPARAEGLESATNVAITPGGTRAYMTVSGPAGGYLYTFDALAAGIRQSNGG, from the coding sequence ATGCGACGACTCAGGAACCGATCCCTGGCCGCGCTCGCCGCCCTCGGCGCGCTGGCCCTGACCGGATGCGGCACCGGGACGCACCCGACCGGCGCCGGGGCCGCCCCCACCGCCACGGGCGGGACCATCACCGCCCACCCGTTCATGCGGCTGACCCCGGTCCACGACGAGACCGGGATGACGCTCCTGGAGGGCCCGGTCTTCGGCGAGGACGGGAAGCTTACGGTCGTCGACGTCACCGCCCCGGCCGGAGCGCCGAAGGTGCTGCGCGTCGACGTCCGGAAGAAGACGGCGCGCAAGCTCTTCACCGACGCGCGGGGCGCCTACACCTCGGCCCAGTTCAGCCCGTACGACGGCCGGCTCTACCTGTCCGACTTCGCGCACGGCGAGATCGTCTCCCTGGCGCCCGGCGGCGGCGACCGGCGCACCTTCTTCACCGGCGAGGTCGACGGCGCCCGGATGCGTCCGGACGACATCGCCTTCGACCGGGACGGCAACCTCTACGTCAGCGACTCCCTCGGCCTCTCCGAGGGCGAGGCGCGCGGACGCGTGGTGCGCGTCGCCCGCGACGGCGGGACCGCCACCGTCCTCGCCGACGGGCTGGCCGCGACGAACGGCATCTCGTTCGACGTCGGCTACCGCGGCCTGTGGATCAGCGAACTGACGGAGAACCGGATCTCCTACCTCACCGTCGAGAAGCGGCCCGGCGCGACCGGCCGGCACACCGCCGTCCGCGTCGACGCGGGCCTCGCCCAGACCGACTCGATCGCCGTGGACGCGGACGGCAACCTGTACCAGGCGCTGCACGGCCGCCCGGCGATGGCCGTGTACGACAAGTACGGCACACACCTCGCGACGGTGCGGGTACCGGCCCGCGCCGAGGGGCTGGAGTCGGCGACGAACGTGGCGATCACACCCGGCGGGACCCGGGCCTACATGACGGTCAGCGGACCCGCCGGCGGGTATCTGTACACCTTCGACGCGCTCGCCGCGGGCATACGGCAGTCCAACGGCGGCTGA
- a CDS encoding LysR family transcriptional regulator, with translation MIEARRLHILRAVADHRTVTAAAAALYLTPSAVSQQLAALEQETGHRLVERGAKGVRLTPAGEILLNHTNAVLAQLERAEAELAAYGSGEAGTVTVAAFATGIAQVVAPAAARLAGSAPGIRIRVQDAEGDASLPMVLDRQVDVAVAVEYRGAPSADDPRLTHVPLYAEPFDAVVPVTHRLAGTAEVALAELAKDPWIGPFPGNPCHDVVVLACESAGFQPILEHSSDDFRAVVALASADVGVALVPRSALRGMDLTGVVVRPVDGVAPTRRVFAAVRRGAEGHPLIRPVLDALRAAAAEA, from the coding sequence ATGATCGAGGCGCGGCGGCTCCACATCCTCCGTGCGGTGGCGGACCACCGCACGGTCACGGCGGCGGCCGCCGCGCTGTATCTGACCCCCTCGGCCGTCTCCCAGCAGCTCGCCGCCCTGGAGCAGGAGACCGGCCACCGTCTCGTCGAGCGCGGCGCCAAGGGCGTACGGCTGACCCCGGCCGGCGAGATCCTGCTCAACCACACCAACGCCGTCCTCGCCCAGCTGGAGCGGGCCGAGGCCGAACTGGCCGCCTACGGCTCGGGGGAGGCCGGCACCGTCACGGTCGCCGCCTTCGCCACCGGCATCGCCCAGGTCGTCGCTCCCGCGGCGGCCCGCCTCGCCGGGTCGGCGCCCGGCATCCGCATCCGGGTCCAGGACGCCGAGGGCGACGCCAGCCTGCCGATGGTCCTCGACCGGCAGGTCGACGTGGCCGTGGCGGTCGAGTACCGCGGGGCGCCGTCCGCCGACGACCCCCGGCTGACCCACGTACCGCTGTACGCCGAGCCCTTCGACGCGGTCGTCCCCGTCACCCACCGGCTGGCCGGCACCGCCGAGGTGGCGCTCGCCGAGCTGGCCAAGGACCCCTGGATCGGCCCCTTCCCCGGCAACCCGTGCCACGACGTGGTCGTCCTCGCCTGCGAGAGCGCCGGTTTCCAGCCGATCCTCGAGCACTCCTCGGACGACTTCCGGGCGGTGGTCGCCCTCGCCTCGGCGGACGTGGGCGTCGCCCTGGTGCCCCGCTCGGCGCTGCGCGGCATGGACCTGACCGGTGTGGTCGTCCGCCCGGTCGACGGGGTGGCCCCGACCCGGCGCGTCTTCGCCGCCGTGCGCCGGGGCGCCGAGGGACATCCCCTCATCCGGCCGGTCCTGGACGCCCTGCGCGCGGCGGCCGCGGAGGCGTAG
- a CDS encoding TetR/AcrR family transcriptional regulator, which yields MTASRGRTGRPPLTETRRAEIRREIARAAVELFVTQGVASTTGEQIGRAVGLSARTVWRYFPSKESCVTPLFSEGVDAVSAFLRQWPPGRPLREAVDRWLTEGADIAGGPDRGTVGALVRLTRTEPGLRAVWLRTHDEAEQAFARALAERSGLPADDLRVTTRAAMFNAALRAAVEHHAWHGDRAPEERDAAGAELVETLRQALAVAAQGVG from the coding sequence ATGACCGCATCCCGTGGCCGCACGGGACGACCGCCCCTCACCGAGACGCGCAGGGCCGAGATCCGGCGGGAGATCGCCCGGGCCGCGGTGGAGCTGTTCGTCACCCAGGGCGTCGCGTCCACGACCGGCGAGCAGATCGGCCGCGCCGTCGGGCTGTCGGCGCGCACCGTGTGGCGCTACTTCCCGAGCAAGGAGAGCTGTGTGACACCGCTCTTCTCGGAAGGAGTCGACGCCGTCAGCGCCTTCCTGCGCCAGTGGCCGCCCGGCCGGCCCCTGCGGGAGGCCGTGGACCGGTGGCTCACCGAGGGCGCGGACATCGCCGGCGGGCCGGACCGCGGCACCGTCGGCGCCCTGGTGCGGCTCACCCGCACCGAACCCGGACTGCGCGCCGTCTGGCTCAGGACCCACGACGAGGCCGAGCAGGCGTTCGCCCGCGCCCTGGCCGAGCGGTCCGGACTGCCCGCCGACGACCTGCGGGTGACGACCCGTGCGGCGATGTTCAACGCGGCCCTGCGCGCCGCCGTCGAGCACCACGCCTGGCACGGGGACCGGGCACCGGAGGAACGCGACGCCGCGGGCGCCGAGTTGGTGGAGACCCTGCGGCAGGCCCTCGCCGTCGCCGCACAGGGAGTCGGATAG
- a CDS encoding TetR/AcrR family transcriptional regulator — MTAQPTPDGRRPANRGPRAAAGNREALVAAAREIFAAHGLDAPLSAIARRAGVGQGVLYRHFPDRDAVAAAVLEENVREVEQAAAARGATPDGVLGVLTWHLAQSAAFIGLLHADGASGRFAAHAYARELSERVERALRGCLPDGHRLADPDDLMLAVAMVSGAVTGPTREGREHRALAAWRLIGVTVGPVRPFGG; from the coding sequence ATGACCGCACAACCCACGCCGGACGGGCGCAGGCCCGCGAACCGGGGGCCGAGGGCCGCCGCCGGCAACCGGGAGGCTCTGGTCGCCGCCGCCCGGGAGATCTTCGCGGCGCACGGTCTGGACGCCCCGCTGTCCGCGATCGCGCGCCGGGCCGGGGTGGGGCAGGGCGTGCTGTACCGGCACTTCCCCGACCGGGACGCCGTCGCGGCGGCGGTCCTGGAGGAGAACGTGCGCGAGGTCGAGCAGGCGGCCGCCGCCCGGGGCGCGACCCCGGACGGGGTGCTCGGCGTGCTGACCTGGCACCTGGCGCAGTCGGCGGCCTTCATCGGGCTGCTGCACGCCGACGGAGCGAGCGGCCGCTTCGCCGCCCACGCGTACGCCCGCGAGCTCTCCGAGCGGGTCGAGCGCGCCCTGCGGGGGTGCCTGCCGGACGGCCACCGGCTGGCGGACCCGGACGACCTCATGCTCGCCGTCGCCATGGTGTCCGGGGCCGTCACCGGCCCCACGCGGGAGGGGCGCGAACACCGGGCGCTCGCGGCGTGGCGGCTGATCGGCGTCACGGTGGGGCCGGTGCGGCCCTTCGGGGGATGA
- a CDS encoding SDR family NAD(P)-dependent oxidoreductase, with protein MAGTFDGRGVIVTGAGSGIGRAAALAFAAEGGRVLVADLDARGAASAVAAIEAAGGTAVAVTGDLAEQTVVDRVTETAVERFGAVDVLVNNAGIMDGMTALADVTDAEWERVLRVNLTAPFLLTRAVLPHMLAAGRGVVVNTASEAGLRGSAAGAAYTASKHGVVGLTRNLAVMYRKQGIRANAIAPGGTATGIAVDADPAGHGPAALGPHFVNLGRLARPEEQAAAILFLASDAARNVNGAILPVDDGWAAV; from the coding sequence ATGGCCGGCACATTCGACGGACGCGGCGTCATCGTCACCGGGGCGGGGTCGGGGATAGGCCGCGCCGCCGCCCTGGCCTTCGCCGCCGAGGGCGGCCGGGTCCTGGTCGCGGACCTCGACGCGCGGGGCGCGGCGTCGGCGGTCGCGGCGATCGAGGCGGCCGGCGGCACCGCGGTCGCGGTCACCGGCGACCTAGCCGAACAGACGGTCGTGGACCGGGTGACGGAGACGGCCGTCGAGCGTTTCGGCGCGGTGGACGTCCTGGTGAACAACGCCGGGATCATGGACGGGATGACGGCGCTCGCCGATGTGACCGACGCGGAGTGGGAGCGCGTCCTGCGGGTCAACCTGACCGCTCCCTTCCTGCTCACTCGCGCGGTGCTGCCGCACATGCTGGCGGCGGGACGGGGCGTCGTCGTCAACACCGCCTCCGAGGCGGGCCTGCGCGGCAGCGCGGCGGGGGCCGCCTACACGGCCTCGAAGCACGGTGTCGTCGGGCTGACCCGGAACCTCGCGGTGATGTACCGCAAGCAGGGCATCCGCGCGAACGCGATCGCCCCGGGCGGCACCGCCACCGGCATCGCCGTCGACGCCGACCCCGCCGGGCACGGTCCCGCGGCCCTCGGCCCGCACTTCGTCAACCTGGGCCGCCTGGCCCGGCCGGAGGAGCAGGCCGCCGCCATCCTGTTCCTCGCCTCGGACGCGGCGAGGAACGTCAACGGGGCGATCCTGCCGGTGGACGACGGCTGGGCCGCCGTCTGA
- a CDS encoding aldehyde dehydrogenase family protein produces the protein MTDTTPGTEPRAGTFTSYSPATGEPLADHPVDGPERVGRAVAGARAAGAAWAALPAARRREHLLRWKRALAAELDTVARTVAAETGKPAGDAALEVVLTLEHLSWAARNAERVLRRRRVRTGLFTVHQRASLVHRPLGVVGVIGPWNYPLYTPMGSIGYALAAGNAVVFKPSELTPGTGTLLARLFDAAVPGHAGLLTVVTGAAATGEALARSGVDKLAFTGSPGTARKVMAVCAESLTPFLAECGGKDAVIVTADADLDTAADAIVWGAMANAGQTCAGVERVYAVREIHGALCEKVVERAGALRPGAQPDADYGPMTLPAQTAVIERHVRDAVAAGARALLGGPGSVRAPYVAPVVLTGVPEDAPAMAEETFGPTVAVNAVADVDEAVARANASRYALGAAVFCRDRRTGAAIAARLRAGAVSVNSVLGFAAVPALPFGGSGDSGFGRIHGAEGLRAFTGVQSVTVRRFAPPVELTSFGVPAATRERAVRLARALHRRR, from the coding sequence ATGACCGACACCACCCCCGGCACCGAACCCCGCGCCGGGACCTTCACCTCGTACAGCCCCGCCACGGGCGAGCCGCTCGCCGACCATCCGGTGGACGGGCCGGAGCGGGTCGGCCGGGCGGTGGCCGGGGCCCGGGCCGCCGGGGCGGCCTGGGCCGCGCTGCCCGCGGCCCGGCGGCGGGAGCACCTGCTGCGCTGGAAGCGGGCCCTCGCGGCCGAGCTGGACACCGTGGCCCGCACCGTCGCCGCGGAGACCGGCAAGCCGGCCGGTGACGCCGCGCTGGAGGTCGTCCTCACCCTGGAGCACCTGTCCTGGGCGGCCCGCAACGCCGAACGGGTACTGCGCCGGCGCCGGGTGCGCACCGGGCTGTTCACCGTCCACCAGCGGGCCTCCCTGGTGCACCGGCCGCTCGGCGTCGTCGGGGTGATCGGGCCGTGGAACTACCCCCTCTACACCCCGATGGGCTCCATCGGCTACGCGCTGGCGGCGGGGAACGCCGTGGTGTTCAAACCGTCCGAACTGACCCCCGGCACGGGGACCCTGCTGGCCCGGCTCTTCGACGCCGCCGTGCCCGGGCACGCCGGCCTGCTCACCGTGGTCACCGGCGCGGCGGCGACGGGTGAGGCGCTGGCCCGGTCCGGTGTCGACAAGCTGGCGTTCACCGGCTCCCCCGGTACCGCGCGCAAGGTGATGGCGGTGTGCGCCGAGTCGCTGACGCCGTTCCTCGCCGAGTGCGGCGGGAAGGACGCGGTGATCGTCACCGCGGACGCGGACCTGGACACCGCGGCCGACGCGATCGTCTGGGGCGCGATGGCCAACGCGGGCCAGACCTGCGCGGGCGTCGAACGCGTCTACGCGGTGCGGGAGATCCACGGCGCGCTCTGCGAGAAGGTGGTGGAACGCGCCGGCGCGCTGCGTCCGGGCGCGCAGCCGGACGCGGACTACGGTCCGATGACCCTGCCGGCACAGACCGCCGTGATCGAGCGGCATGTGCGCGACGCGGTGGCCGCGGGGGCCCGGGCCCTGCTCGGCGGGCCCGGGTCGGTGCGGGCGCCGTACGTGGCGCCGGTGGTGCTGACCGGGGTGCCGGAGGACGCACCGGCGATGGCGGAGGAGACGTTCGGGCCGACCGTGGCGGTCAACGCGGTGGCGGACGTGGACGAGGCGGTGGCCCGTGCCAACGCCTCGCGCTACGCCCTCGGCGCCGCCGTGTTCTGCCGTGACCGGAGGACCGGCGCGGCGATCGCGGCGCGGCTGCGCGCCGGGGCGGTGTCGGTGAACTCGGTGCTCGGCTTCGCCGCCGTGCCGGCGCTGCCGTTCGGCGGTTCGGGGGACTCCGGGTTCGGCCGGATCCACGGCGCGGAGGGGCTGCGCGCCTTCACCGGTGTGCAGTCGGTGACGGTCCGGCGGTTCGCGCCGCCGGTCGAGCTGACGTCCTTCGGCGTCCCGGCCGCCACGCGGGAACGGGCGGTGCGGCTGGCCAGGGCGCTGCACCGGCGGCGCTGA
- a CDS encoding TetR/AcrR family transcriptional regulator yields MKTEANDSLLARAIAQPETEEKVARRILDAALEQFTTFGLRRSSVDDVAKRAGVSRVTVYRRFQTKDRLVEATLLREGSRFFQQLDEAVAALPTMEERVVEGFVVALRHTRAHPLFGGLLRLEPEVVLPYLTVNGGPSLTATVDYLTAHLRRAQQAENRPGTDPRPVAELMVRVAVSFLLNPAGCIEMEDEDQARAFARRYLAPLLDA; encoded by the coding sequence ATGAAGACTGAAGCGAACGACTCCTTGCTCGCCCGGGCCATCGCCCAGCCCGAGACGGAGGAGAAGGTGGCGCGGCGGATCCTCGACGCCGCACTGGAGCAGTTCACCACCTTCGGCCTGCGCCGCTCCTCGGTCGACGACGTCGCCAAGCGGGCCGGCGTCTCCCGGGTCACCGTCTACCGGCGCTTCCAGACCAAGGACAGACTCGTCGAGGCCACGCTGCTGCGCGAGGGCAGCCGGTTCTTCCAGCAGCTGGACGAGGCGGTGGCGGCACTGCCCACCATGGAGGAGCGGGTTGTCGAGGGCTTCGTGGTCGCCCTGCGCCACACCCGCGCCCATCCGCTCTTCGGCGGGCTGCTCCGCCTCGAACCCGAGGTGGTGCTGCCCTACTTGACGGTCAACGGCGGCCCCTCGCTCACGGCCACCGTCGACTATCTGACGGCCCATCTGCGCCGCGCCCAGCAGGCCGAGAACAGGCCCGGCACGGACCCGCGGCCGGTCGCCGAACTCATGGTCCGCGTGGCCGTCTCCTTCCTGCTCAATCCCGCCGGCTGCATCGAGATGGAGGACGAGGACCAGGCCCGGGCGTTCGCCCGCCGCTACCTCGCCCCTCTGCTCGACGCCTGA
- a CDS encoding flavin-containing monooxygenase, with amino-acid sequence MTSLHPPTPDELTALRRRYRHERERRVRPDGPGQYLGAEAEFGFYAADPYVDEVAGREPLRDTVDVAVVGGGFGGILAGARLRRQGVERVRLIDKGGDFGGTWYWNRYPGVHCDIESHVYLPMLDETGYVPEWKYAPGEEIRRHAVRIARVYDLYADALFSTTVTALTWEESSGTWIVATDRGDAFRARYVVTGTGTMTEPKLPGIPGVQEFEGHTFHTSRWDYAYTGGTPRGGLTGLADKRVGVVGTGATGVQVIPVLAEDAGHVYVFQRTPSTVDVRGNRRTTARDVGADRDGWARERRENFLRIVSGEECGEDLVADGWTASAGLLEKLLPSFSRPDGDRGAFEAAYEIADAVKMNAMRDRVAREVADPETAERLKPWYRYACKRPTFSDLYYPAFNRDNVTLVDTADTHGIERVTGSGVVVGGTEYALDCLIFATGFSVGVSGIHSGKLPVRGRGGALLLDTWARDGVRTLHGFTSNGFPNLIRMGSLHNASSVNFTHILDEQAVHAAALVAAAEAAGALVEPSREAEDAWIALLAEGAPDHEWFHAECTPGYYNREGRGRPNCPTAYPHGAVAFHALLRRWREQSMDEALAPV; translated from the coding sequence ATGACGTCCCTCCACCCGCCGACCCCCGACGAGCTCACCGCGCTGCGGCGGCGCTACCGCCACGAGCGTGAGCGGCGCGTGCGGCCCGACGGCCCCGGCCAGTACCTGGGCGCCGAGGCCGAGTTCGGCTTCTACGCCGCCGACCCGTACGTGGACGAGGTGGCCGGACGCGAGCCGCTGCGCGACACCGTGGACGTCGCCGTCGTGGGCGGCGGGTTCGGCGGCATCCTCGCCGGGGCGCGGCTGCGCCGGCAGGGCGTGGAACGCGTCCGCCTGATCGACAAGGGCGGTGACTTCGGCGGGACCTGGTACTGGAACCGGTACCCGGGCGTCCACTGCGACATCGAGTCGCACGTGTATCTGCCGATGCTCGACGAGACCGGGTACGTACCGGAGTGGAAGTACGCCCCGGGGGAGGAGATCCGGCGGCACGCGGTACGGATCGCCAGGGTGTACGACCTGTACGCGGACGCCCTGTTCTCCACCACCGTCACCGCGCTGACCTGGGAGGAGAGCTCCGGCACCTGGATCGTGGCAACCGACCGGGGCGACGCGTTCCGGGCGAGGTACGTCGTCACCGGTACCGGCACCATGACCGAGCCGAAGCTGCCGGGGATACCGGGCGTCCAGGAGTTCGAGGGCCACACCTTCCACACCTCCCGGTGGGACTACGCCTACACCGGAGGCACCCCGCGGGGCGGTCTGACCGGGCTCGCGGACAAGCGGGTGGGCGTCGTCGGCACCGGGGCGACCGGCGTGCAGGTCATTCCCGTGCTGGCCGAGGACGCCGGGCACGTCTACGTCTTCCAGCGCACCCCCTCCACGGTGGACGTGCGCGGCAACCGCCGCACCACGGCCCGGGACGTGGGCGCGGACCGCGACGGCTGGGCCCGCGAACGCCGCGAGAACTTCCTGCGCATCGTCTCGGGCGAGGAGTGCGGCGAGGACCTCGTGGCGGACGGGTGGACGGCCTCGGCGGGCCTCCTGGAGAAGCTGCTGCCGAGCTTCTCCCGTCCGGACGGCGACCGGGGGGCATTCGAGGCCGCCTACGAGATCGCCGACGCCGTCAAGATGAACGCGATGCGGGACCGGGTCGCCCGGGAGGTCGCCGACCCGGAGACGGCGGAGAGGCTCAAGCCCTGGTACCGGTACGCCTGCAAGCGGCCCACCTTCTCCGACCTGTACTACCCGGCGTTCAACAGGGACAACGTCACCCTGGTCGACACGGCGGACACCCATGGCATCGAACGCGTCACCGGGAGCGGGGTGGTGGTCGGCGGCACCGAGTACGCACTCGACTGCCTGATCTTCGCCACCGGGTTCTCCGTCGGCGTCTCCGGGATCCACTCCGGCAAGCTGCCCGTCCGCGGCCGGGGCGGGGCCCTGCTGCTCGACACATGGGCCCGGGACGGCGTCCGCACCCTGCACGGCTTCACCAGCAACGGCTTCCCGAACCTGATCCGGATGGGTTCCCTGCACAACGCCAGCAGCGTCAACTTCACGCACATCCTGGACGAACAGGCAGTGCACGCCGCCGCACTCGTCGCGGCCGCCGAGGCCGCGGGCGCCCTCGTCGAGCCGTCCCGCGAGGCGGAGGACGCCTGGATCGCCCTCCTGGCCGAAGGCGCCCCCGACCACGAGTGGTTCCACGCCGAGTGCACCCCGGGCTACTACAACCGGGAAGGGCGCGGGCGCCCCAATTGCCCGACCGCCTACCCGCACGGCGCCGTCGCCTTCCACGCGCTCCTGCGCCGCTGGCGTGAGCAGTCCATGGACGAGGCGCTCGCCCCGGTGTAG